The nucleotide sequence CCAAAGATCCATCGGATCAGAAGATATAATTAATGCATTGCGTGAGTTCTGGATCTGATAACATGACTAGTCTAGATTCAAGCCTCTACTCAAACACCAAAACTAGTGATACATCCGCTGATACATCATACAACAAACAGAAGAAATGGCGGAAAAAATAGGCCTAGTATTCTCCGGTCCACGCCTTCCAGTCCTTGTCAATATTCTTCTCAGCCCATGCAATCGCTGCACGCGCAGCCTGAGGTGCCCCAGGAAGCCCCCTCTCTTTGATCTCACCCTTCATGTCCAAGAATGGGTGAACTAGGAGAGTCCCAGGTCCGCAATAATCATGCTCCAAGAAAGTTCCTAGTATCTGTAAGCAAGAATCATACGTTAGCAGTTAGCACCAAACCAGATTTTAGCTCTTGTAAAAGAGCTCACTCAAGGAGAAGCGTAATGGGATTACATTTAATATTGAACTGGCCTACGAAAACAATCTACAAATATAAATGCCTGTACATGGACTAACTGTATCACAGTGACAGACCGACAAGCTTCAAGGAGAATTTAGATCTAACATAGACTGAATTGATTAATAGAACTGAGAACACAACAAAACAATTTAAGCTAAGATAGGTAAAAACTAGTGATAAGCTTTGGTTATTCTTGCAGAGGAATATTCTTAATTCCTGTTACTAACTATTGCCTTCAAGGTACATGCATAATCTGCTTAGTTTGCTGAATATATAAAGACACTTCATAAGTCGTAACTGTTCCTAAAAAACCAGGATCCTTCATAGCGTTTTTATCTCCATTTTAGCAATACCAGACCCAAAGTACAGATGTACACAAGGGAAATGTTGCCATCCATAAGAGATAAGGTGCTAATTTATCAATCTTCATTCACCTGTTAGTTCGGGACTTATCATTTATGGTAGTGTAAAACTCGCTGATTTCCTAATCCTAACACCATTTGTTCTTTCCAACAACAATTTCGATCCATGATTCCTAATCCTAATCCCATTTGTTCTTTTCAACACCAATTTCGATCCATTATCTGTCATCAACCTTGCCAGCACAACCTTTTTCCAATGCTATTGACAGCAATATCAATTCCCGACCTATTTATGTGATTGCACAGCACAAGAACCCTCACCAAGAACCCAATGCAGGCAATTGTGCAGAAGTTGCTGGTCAGATGAGAAGGCAGAAATGCTACAAGCTTAATTTCACTATGAACATTCGTCAGTGGCTCAGTGCAGATGCTGATGATTCCCTCTTTCTTCTAGTGGTCTTCCAGTTACTAGTTCCATGACAATTTTCTTGACCAAATTATCAGTTTGCTCCATCAATACTGACTTAATAGCTTTTCTCAAAGAAACCATTTTCACCCACATTGATGCAATCCTTATGTGACACAGTTATTCAAAAACTCATACCAAAAACCCACTGCAGCAGTTAACTCAAAAACACCCAAGTTACCCCCAAGAAGGCCGAAATGCTACAAACACTTCAAGGAAATCAAGCGCAAGGAAACCATGAACTTGCCTCGGTGCAGACGTCGACGATTTCCTCCACGTGCTCCCCGAAGTAGTCATCCTTCTTCTGCTCCAGCCGCCACATCATGTGCTCCTTGAACTTGCTCGTCTCCTGAAAaaccccaaaaaaaagaaaaaaaggctaGAATCAGCCAGCTGCGCAGCAAGGAGGAAGCTCCAGTCTACGGAGGGAGAATTGCTGACCTGCGCGGCGAACTCCGGGATGGGGTCCGGGAACTTGTAGTCGTCGTACGCCGCGTTCTTGGCGCGGCGGCACACGAAATCGgcagggcgcggggcgcggctGCGCAGGCGTCCGAGAACCGAACGCCGGAGgcgagaagacgacggcgaggaggaggcggagagagtgaggagaggagggtttaaggtcgccggcgccaccgccgccgcccacaaCCTCGCCGCCATTTCTGCTCGGAGCGGAGCGCGCGCTCGTCTCTCCCACGGGGCTTATCGCTTCGAGAGGGGGTTACGCGCATCGAATCGCAGAGGCTTTCATCATCTAGGCGTTTCGGTTTATCCGAGCCGTCCGATCAAAAACGGAAGGCTATGATTTGGGCGTGCAAATTATTATCCTATGACTACGTTTAAAACTCAAATGTTATTCCATTACATGCATTTTTGACCAGGACTCTATGTATTTACATGTTGCAAAAAGAGTACGGGGGAGCCAAACATaagggaaaaaaatttgaaaagtcACAAACAGGCAGGGTTCAATATTTCCTTAACGTATTTGTATCTAAGGGCGCTGATATGatgaaattttcaaaatttcggaATTTTGAACAAATACTgccaaaattcacaaaaaaaattataaaaaatcaaaaaaattggccaatttttttttttggggttttgggggggggggggggggtggggtggggaggGTTCGGAAATTTTAGTCCAAAATTTTGAACCCTACAAACAGGCACAGGGCAAACAACTGATAGCTCGTTATGTATGGAAAGCCATCAGCAAGCAAACCGAGATGAACTATTTTATTGTGCTTTGAGCGTGCAAGtcaaggaaaagaaaacaaaggcGATGATCATTCATCGCATACATCAATTCGTTTACATGTAACACTAGGCCAAGAGAGCACAAAGATCTTACGAAAGAAGGTTAACCtagtttgttttattttacatATTACCATCAACACCGGAGGTGCAGAACTAGTGCTGACAAAATGCCAATTTATGCTGATGAATCACTTTCTGGTGGATTTCAGTGATCACACGAGTGTCCATTCCTtcatatttaactatttgccagtGCAACGATCTCATAGGCGCAGGCTGCACAATTGAAAAGAATTGTCAACAGTCAGCGCAAAGCACAAAGTGATCAAATACAACAAGTATCAGCACAAGCTGCTATAAGATGGACAAAATGATGCAAAAAAATCCAACTATTCCGTCCTTGCTCTACTTCAGAAAGTATAGTTCTACTAAGAATTCTCCTTCTAGGAGAGGTTTATGTTTTTAATGTTTAAAAGCCCAGCTCAGATTATTACTGTGCATCTACAGAAGTTAGGAACAAGTAAGAATTCCATCAGGTAGTATAAAAATATAGCACTCTAATATCCGTCTAAAACCTACAGTTGGCTTCAAGACTAAACATATTTCAAGGACTATATTTATGAGCACTAAAAGGTTTAAGTAGttttttcatgtaatttccATAAAATCCAGTCATAGTGCCCATGGTGAGCTGCTACCGATAATCTGGACATGTACACAAAATGTGTCCTCGGAGAAACACATAATCTTCAAAATTAGATAAATCTATTGTCAATCTTAAGCATTGATAATGTCGAATAAATAACTTCAGATATCAGAAGATAGCGAGTATAAACAAAAAAGTAAAACAGTACCAGAAATCTAGACAGAGAATCATATCAAAAGAGCTACCTATGTGTCGTTGTGGGCTATGTTGCACTGCCATTTCAAAGGAGCAGAATTTTGGAAGGGCTCTTACAAATTATTGATATATAAATAATGAACAAAATATCATTTAGAAGCCATCATTAATAATATCCTGCTAAAATATCATTTAGAAGCCATCATTTGCTAGCCATTTCATTAAACTAAGTGGTTGTTTACTAGATTACTAGTAGCTCCATTGGTCACATCCATCAGCATGATGAATCATTTATCATTGTAGAATATAGTCCACAAATGTTTGTGTCAAAAGAAACAAAGGGATAAGAAAAAGTAACATACCAAAAAGGACAACGCCGGTAAGAATATTCCCAACCTTTGAGACCTGTTTCACACTGTTCTTATATGATTTAAACCTCTTCAGAGCAGTATCCTCCTCCAAAAGCTGCAAGGTAAATAATATGAATCAAAACAAACTACATAGCAAAAGTGGTACCATTCCTAAAGATAAACACTATACCACAGGGGTActacaattttttaaaaaacaagaaCTAAAACAACAAATAATCAGCATAGCTTTGCAAGATATTAAGATTTGCTAGTATCTAATAATAGTAACAGCAAGTAATCTTACATAACTAGCATTATACTAAAAATCGAGATTAATGTGTAAATGAAAAGGTAAGCTACAAATGAAACACCAGAGTAGAAAAGTCAAAGACCAACAAATGTATGTTTTGGTGCAACATAAAAGTACTAGGAGGTGATAAAGAACTAAAAGCTTCACATTACAGAGATGAGAAATTCTCAGGAAGAAAAAAACTATTAACATGATGCACAAAATAAAAGATGGAAACAGTAACTATTACACCATTCTCATAATTCATATTAGTGCTCTACACAATTCCAATTAGTGTTCTATACAATGGTATGAAATATTGTGAAAGAAATACACCAACACCATTTTAATGACTTAAGGATCACAAGAGATCAACAAAAGCCACAAGAATAAGTTATCCTCATAGCACATCTCTGTCTAATATGATAGCGGAAGCCGATTTCTACACCATTCATCATCATTTAAGCCACAAAAAAAAGGAGCATATGCCCTCACAAATTTCCTACAGCAAGTCAGCAACACGAACCTAATTCAATTCTAAGCATAATCAAATGCATCCAGTTCTTATCTCGCTGAAAACCACGCAAACCCCACCACGGAAACCTCTAGTAGTATAGTAGGTAATCCCGATCACCACAATAGGCACCTGAACTCGACATCAACCATTGTGAATCAAATCAAACACGAAGGTTTCCACAAACACTGCCAATCCCACTCGTTCTACAGCTGACAGATCACATCTCGTACGCAACGAAAAATGCCCTAATCACGACGGCGCGCCCCCGATTCGCTCATCAGATCGAATCTACGCGCGGATCAGAAGGAACACGCACGACCTAACCACTCCCGGAGTCATCCCTCGCGACATGGCGAACCTAAACCCGCTCGCCTACcccccaaaagaaaaaaagaagaagaactcGTGATCGAAtcgggggaggagaggaaggctCACCGCTTTCTCGCGTGCGCCGAGCTCGACGTGGAAGCCGCGGCGGGGGGGCTGGAGGTGGGGGAGCGCCGGCGCCTGCGGCTGCGGGGAGCGGAGGCGGGAGCGGAgggcggagaggaaggcgggcTGGGCcatggcggacgcggcgggTCAGGGGGGCAAGAGGGACGAGGAGGCGCAGGTTGGGGGAAGAAGACGACCAGATGGGGAATTTAACTATGGGGCTGTGATGGCCAATTTTAGGGTTGCCAGTTTTCCAAATGCCCCTCTTAGATTTACACTTAATAATTTATCATTGGAGAAATGTAATttcttaactatttaccacttttgCCTTCGTGGCGTGCCACACTGCCGTGCTAGTGTGGAAAGCAACGTGGATCTCGCCCGTCAGCCCCACTCCTCTCCTTCTTATCTATCTCTGGTCGTCgcccacctcccgccggccctACACCGTCGTCGGCCGCCGGCCCGTGCTCGCCCACACCCCCCCTCCCGGCCCCGCTCGCCCTGCGCCGTCAACACCCagcgcccaccaccaccactccccGTCTCCCCCTCCTCGTCTCCCACGGCTCCGATCCGGCGCGCCTCGCCGATCCACGCGGTGGCGAGTTCGCCGAAACCATGCCGAGCTCGCCGAAGGTCTTCTCCTCGGTGACCACCTCCCACCGCGCCACGCTCCTCTCCACCccggccttctccgccgcctgcCTCCTCTTCGACCTTGCGGGCTTCCTCACCGCCGCACTCTCTATCTCCTAGTCGCCGGGGAGTGCACCGCGCGCCCGCTGCCCAGTCTCTTCCCGCCCGCTCTCCGTCTCTGTCGTGTGGGACCAGCGGCCCAGGGATGCGTCCGGCCCACGCTCGCCCACCCCCACCCTCACCCcccctccccggcgccggccCCGCGCCAACGGCGCAGCGCTCGTCCACATTGCTTTCC is from Oryza sativa Japonica Group chromosome 9, ASM3414082v1 and encodes:
- the LOC4346938 gene encoding protein PLASTID REDOX INSENSITIVE 2, chloroplastic, whose product is MAARLWAAAVAPATLNPPLLTLSASSSPSSSRLRRSVLGRLRSRAPRPADFVCRRAKNAAYDDYKFPDPIPEFAAQETSKFKEHMMWRLEQKKDDYFGEHVEEIVDVCTEILGTFLEHDYCGPGTLLVHPFLDMKGEIKERGLPGAPQAARAAIAWAEKNIDKDWKAWTGEY
- the LOC4346939 gene encoding succinate dehydrogenase subunit 7, mitochondrial; this encodes MAQPAFLSALRSRLRSPQPQAPALPHLQPPRRGFHVELGAREKALLEEDTALKRFKSYKNSVKQVSKVGNILTGVVLFACAYEIVALANS